In Harmonia axyridis chromosome 6, icHarAxyr1.1, whole genome shotgun sequence, a single window of DNA contains:
- the LOC123682637 gene encoding brassinosteroid-responsive RING protein 1-like has translation MSLDHLYEFNFEKLYNDCTERGITFEEDCSVCLSRLTGELYLTDCRHSFHKECIDRWCSSSECCPMCRTNLVFEETCSIFDTNWKPVNIHRFDKMDSDEEDDESGEDDESETEEEKEENEGENECQTECQTNEEN, from the exons ATGTCTTTAGACCATCTATATGAATTCaacttcgaaaagttgtacaacgattgtacagaaag gggtataacattCGAAGAGGATTGCAGCGTATGTTTGAGCAGATTAACAGGAGAATTGTACCTTACGGACTGCAGACATTCATTCCACAAGGAGTgtatcgacaggtggtgctccagttccgAATGTTGTCCCATGTGCAGGAcaaatttagttttcgaagaaacctgcagtatcttcgatacaaattggaaaCCTGTCAATATCCATCGGTTCGataagatggacagtgatgaagaagatgatgagAGTGGAGAAGATGATGAGAGTGaaactgaagaagaaaaagaagagaatgaaggagaaaacgAATGCCAAACCGAGTGCCAAACCAACgaggaaaattaa